The Chitinispirillales bacterium DNA window TTATCTTTTGGAAAAGAAACGTATGATTATATGCTTCCTAATTTGAAATATAGTAGAAAGGGGAAATCAGCGGAATTTGACATTGTTTTGGTTAACGGCGAATCTGTAGCGATTATCGAAGCGAAAAACAGAATACATCCGGATTTTATTAAAGAAATAGCGGTAAATAAAGCGTCTCAGTTTCGTGAATATTTTCCCGTCTATGAAAATTACAAACTATATCTTGGAGCGGCGGGTTTTTCGTTTGACGAAAGCGTAGTTAAAGAAGCGAAAGTTTATGGTATAGGGATAATCCGTCAAGTAGGCGACGCGGTAGAGATAGACGATAAGGATTTGAAAGCTTATTGAGGTTTCTTTGTCGCCTTGCCATTATTTACTTTTCGCCCGTTTTACTACAGTATCTTTGCTTCCGTTGAACGAGCGTAGAATTATTTCCGCCGCCGCAAACGGAACGTTCACAAACGAAAACGAATCGTGAATCGTAATTGTTCCTATAGAGACGTTTTTTCCCGCGACTTCGGTAATCATTGAAATAGCCTTTTTTTTGTTAAAGTCGTCGTTTTTACCTTTAGCGATAAATAAGCGAGTCGTACCTTCCTGTTCCACAAAACGATTATCGCGGTTTTGCTTTTTGTCGAAGCGTCTGTTTTTCCATTCGTCAAAACCGTCGTTGCTTTTTCTTTTTGTAAATTTGTCTGATTTATCAAAACCGCCTCTTTTTTCAGCATTTTTTCTGTAGTCGTTTTTTTGTTTTACAGGAGTTAATTCGGTGTAATTTTCCGTGTCGAACTTGTCGCCGTAAGCCGCCGAAATCAAAACGGAAACTAATTTTTCAGGATTGTAATTTACTAACAGTTCTCTTGCCCATTCTTCAAATTCTTCCGAATCTTCGTCGTTTGATATAAGTTCGATTTCTTTGGAAATTTTGCGTTTCTGCTCTGCCATAATTTCGGGAACGGTCGGAATTTCCCGTTTTTTTATGTCGGCTTTAGTCGCTCTCTGCAAAAAACCGAGTTTTCTAAACTCGCTCGGCGTGACAAACGTAATCGCCGTTCCTTTTTGTCCGGCGCGTCCCGTTCTTCCGATTCTATGAACGTACGCTTCCGGATTTTGCGGAAGAGAATAGTTTATGACGTGGGTTAAATCCGAAACGTCGATTCCTCTTGCGGCGACGTCGGTCGCTACCAAAACGTTTATCGCTTTTTTACGGAATTTTGTTAAAATTCTTTCTCGCAGAAACTGTGAGATATCGCCGTGAAGCGCATCCGCAGAGTATCCGCGGTCTATTAAATGGGATGCGATTTCGTCTGTTTCTATTTTCGTTCTGCAAAAAACGATCGCATAAAAATCGTCTTCCATATCAATAATTCTGCATAGCGCCTCAAATCTGTCGCGCTCAAAAACCTCGAAATAAATTTGGTCTGTCAAGTTTGTCGTAAGTTGCGTTTTTGTCTTGAGCGTAATAGGATTTTTAAGGTACGAATCAGCCAATTCGCGTATTCTCTGCGGCATAGTCGCCGAGAATAAAAGCATTCTTTTTTGCGGATTTGAAACCGAAATTATTTCTTCAATGTCCTCAATAAATCCCATATTCAGCATTTCGTCGGCTTCGTCCATAACTAACGAATTTATTTGCGACAAATCAAGCGTCCCTCTATGGACGTGGTCTAAAATTCTTCCCGGCGAGCCGACGACGATGTCTATTCCGCGTTTGAGTTGATAAATTTGTCTGTCATACGACTGTCCGCCGTAAATCGGAGCGATTTTCAGCGGATTTTCTCCCTTGAGCGAGTTTAATTCCTCGCAAATTTGTACTACAAGCTCACGCGTCGGGGCTATAATAAGCGCTTTTACGCCGGTTTTTGCGCAGTCTATGAGTTCTATGAGAGGAAGCCCGAAAGCGGCGGTTTTTCCGGTTCCCGTTTGCGCCTGCGCGACAATGTCGTCGTCTTGCGAAAGCATTGCCGGTATAGTCAATTCCTGAATCTGCGTTGGTTCTTCAAAACCCTTTTGGGTGATTGCTTTTAGTGTTCTGTCTGATAAGCCTAGTTCTGAAAATTGTTTCATATTTTCCTTGTTTTAATAAATTTTTACTACGAATATACTAATTGCCGTTTGTTACTCGCCAATTTTATAAAGTTTACCGAAAAATTGAGTTAATAAGATAGTGTTAAAGATTTTATCTAAAATCTAACTCCCATTTTTTGAGAAAAATATATTATATTCAGGTATTTAAGTAAAAACTAAAATTAAGGGCGGCGATGAGCGAAAGAAAAATAAGTTTGGCGATTTTTATTCCCGCCGTGATTTCTATAGCCGCCTTTGTAATTATGGGAGTATTGCTTATAGTCAGAACGGTTGTCTCAAATAATAATGTCAAACCGACAAGTCGCGTTGTGCGTGAAATAAAACCGAGTTTGCTGGAAGAAAAAATAAAAATAGCGTCCGTTAATTTCGGCATCCCCGAAAAAAATATAAAATCGAGCATCGATCTTGAAGAAAAGCAAAAAACAATCGCCGTATCTTTGCCAAAAGGAAAATTGATAGAAGAATTTGTCGCACAA harbors:
- a CDS encoding DEAD/DEAH box helicase codes for the protein MKQFSELGLSDRTLKAITQKGFEEPTQIQELTIPAMLSQDDDIVAQAQTGTGKTAAFGLPLIELIDCAKTGVKALIIAPTRELVVQICEELNSLKGENPLKIAPIYGGQSYDRQIYQLKRGIDIVVGSPGRILDHVHRGTLDLSQINSLVMDEADEMLNMGFIEDIEEIISVSNPQKRMLLFSATMPQRIRELADSYLKNPITLKTKTQLTTNLTDQIYFEVFERDRFEALCRIIDMEDDFYAIVFCRTKIETDEIASHLIDRGYSADALHGDISQFLRERILTKFRKKAINVLVATDVAARGIDVSDLTHVINYSLPQNPEAYVHRIGRTGRAGQKGTAITFVTPSEFRKLGFLQRATKADIKKREIPTVPEIMAEQKRKISKEIELISNDEDSEEFEEWARELLVNYNPEKLVSVLISAAYGDKFDTENYTELTPVKQKNDYRKNAEKRGGFDKSDKFTKRKSNDGFDEWKNRRFDKKQNRDNRFVEQEGTTRLFIAKGKNDDFNKKKAISMITEVAGKNVSIGTITIHDSFSFVNVPFAAAEIILRSFNGSKDTVVKRAKSK